The Pogona vitticeps strain Pit_001003342236 chromosome 6, PviZW2.1, whole genome shotgun sequence genome contains a region encoding:
- the SNX11 gene encoding sorting nexin-11 produces MLQPQEQEELTTVRVQDPRVQNEGSWNSYVDYKIFLHTNSKAFTAKTSCVRRRYREFVWLKKRLQKNAGLVPVPELPGKSTFFAGSTDEFIEKRRQGLQQFLEKVVQNVVLLSDSQLHLFLQSQLSVPEIEACVQGQGPLSVTDAILHYAMSNCGWVQEEDSHSALLARGDFSSSFDGGSHLDKSPLEPLPHWSDVSTEDSQLESPDSEDDHHHHHPSAAAAAAAAAAGLLPVDSVALTDHDKEQGKQEGKGSIQDIFGAVH; encoded by the exons ATGTTACAGCCTCAAGAACAGGAG GAGCTGACCACTGTCCGTGTCCAAGATCCTCGTGTACAGAACGAGGGCTCCTGGAACTCTTACGTTGACTACAAAATATTCCTTCAT ACCAACAGCAAAGCCTTCACAGCCAAGACATCCTGTGTGCGCAGACGATACCGCGAGTTTGTATGGCTGAAGAAACGACTCCAAAAAAATGCTGGCTTGGT GCCTGTTCCAGAGCTTCCAGGGAAGTCCACCTTCTTTGCAGGTAGCACCGATGAGTTCATTGAGAAACGGAGACAAGGGCTTCAGCAGTTCCTGGAGAA GGTGGTACAGAATGTGGTCCTCCTTTCAGATAGCCAACTACATCTCTTCCTCCAGAGCCAGCTCTCTGTGCCAGAAATTGAAGCTTGTGTCCAGGGTCAGGGCCCTCTGAGCGTTACAGATGCTATTCTCCATTATGCCATGTCGAACTGCGGTTGGGTCCAAGAGGAGGACAGCCACTCAGCTCTCTTGGCCAGAGGAGACTTCAGcagcag CTTTGATGGAGGAAGCCATCTTGACAAGAGCCCCTTGGAGCCGCTCCCTCACTGGAGCGACGTCAGCACTGAAGACAGCCAGTTGGAGAGTCCAGATTCTGAAGacgatcaccaccaccaccacccttcagcagcagcagcagcagcagcagcagcagcaggactgcTGCCAGTTGACTCCGTAGCACTGACTGACCATGATAAGGAACAAGGAAAGCAAGAAGGGAAAGGGTCCATTCAGGATATATTTGGGGCAGTACATTAA